The Crocosphaera subtropica ATCC 51142 genome includes a window with the following:
- a CDS encoding eIF2A-related protein, producing MSAIATTAQRLEIGTAKLWIVLVGVNQYEDRNLRNLKYCANDCQELAEVLEIATRQFQETEIIALYDGGEKIPNLSEIHTSIEAFQSAKPEDTVLFYFSGHGYLDTNNQPILCVADTQLEDLAGTGLKLDRLLNLLRQCEAERQLIWIDACQERDQEDNSIRGNTTGQIIAILEQQAQPKKNFYGMLSCDINEQSWEFDELKHGLFTYYIIEGLRGKAANAEGRIDADSLFRYVQYQSNKFIQYKKNIINTNNFFKGMLGSLRESSNPVKVNRFPANASQTPRQVSRGGSSSELVIGLGTSCHQRKALIIDQLSFSETNIQLCRILQDKGSFEVDYCFLKDKRQRNIQEIISDYLQEETNQTLLLYLTGTIEITSSAGYELVCQQNTRINLKLLSQQLQTSPIKEIMVIADLFDVDQNNQSLSEVLQLNHEELNKSLCVITATSSLPNNRQFLKQLITILENAGDSERAFWVSDLITQLQKWCQSQSGIKLLKPWLSDISGVMELLVEAVQRSNNKIFELDICPYKSLEAFTQEDAYFFHGREELINEIINKLKSTSFLAVVGASGSGKSSVVRAGVIPQLLSKGLYCPDLEAYQSCQTWVMFPGESPIINLAKILAPDNPDFLEGVLQLGSDSLAEWLHQQPQEMSLLVIDQFEELFTPKEELFTPKAEAEQVDFIHLILGAIEKCQNSFKVIITLRSDFLNECLAMEELAPLISKSEILVPSCRLEDQQYCQMIAKPAQKVGLEVEDELLKLLLGELQEGSLPLLQYALAELWQEPKRTPGKLTVKDYQEYIGKLGNFLSQKAEETYRNSNESQQKCTELIFLRLVFLAEEQGDSNKATRRRLPLSDLRVDESKDVLEKTLQALIKARLIVVSGKASNLVMNEKERVTLIENNEEKINEQNEEQITVEVAHEILLRDWKTLKWWLEKNREKYRLIREIERKADEWEKTGKQNDDKFLLSKRDLDKYEEFCKKYAKEISPISNEFIDINIKARDKREQLAKRRQRQIIGGLTGGIVGISMVAVVALWQLRRATINEINALSNNAEALLASNQELDALVTGLKAGRRIKNSFFGVDNKIKIKLIGKLQNIFYQIREFNRLEGHEYDELGITFSPNGEIIASYDIKTIRIWNFKGKLLTTIKAGHTSWIDQVVFSPNGQIVASASSLASATTGQDGTIKLWNLKGKLLHTLNGHGRWVNQVVFSPDGQTIASGGWDGTVKLWNLKGDLLHTFEGQFDGAASSVAFSPDGQTIVSGGSDGTVKLWNLRGDLLNTLNGHEFEINRILFSPSGELIASSSYDKTIKLWNLKGDLIHTFEGHKDVVENIMFSPNSQFIVSSDSEDIKLWKLGGKLVHTIKGKKLFQTSGGHKVLFNSNGKIIASSGIDGTVKLWNLMGELIYTLPGNNVTFHPNGLIVASSDAKDIRFWNFSEELLHTSKKLTDDIGEVAFSSDSSLITSFGRFDEVIKLWNLHGDLLETFRGHQDGVLAVAFSHDSQYIVSSSDDRTIKLWNLHGDLLETFRGHQDSVFAVAFSPDGQYIISGSNDRTIKLWNLHGDLLETFRGHQDGIFAVAFSPDGQYIISGSNDRTIKLWNLQGDLLKTFEGHVFYISSLRFNPDGQTIASASADKTIKLWNLQGDLLETFDDDVNSIVFSPDGQTIASASADKTIKLWNLQGDLLEIFQGHQDSIFAVAFSPDGQTIASISADNTIKLWSLDLDEVMTRGCDWVRDYLTNNPNVSEEDRKICDGIGNE from the coding sequence ATGTCAGCGATCGCAACAACAGCACAAAGATTAGAAATCGGTACAGCTAAACTCTGGATAGTTTTAGTGGGAGTGAATCAGTATGAGGATCGAAATCTTCGTAATCTGAAATATTGTGCTAATGACTGTCAAGAGTTAGCTGAAGTATTAGAGATCGCTACTCGACAATTTCAAGAGACAGAAATAATTGCCCTTTATGATGGAGGAGAGAAAATCCCTAATTTATCAGAAATTCATACCAGTATTGAGGCGTTTCAGTCAGCAAAACCAGAAGATACAGTATTATTTTATTTTTCAGGACATGGTTATTTAGATACGAATAATCAACCTATTTTATGTGTAGCAGATACCCAATTAGAAGATTTAGCAGGGACAGGATTAAAGTTAGATAGGTTGTTAAATCTATTGAGACAATGTGAAGCAGAACGTCAATTAATTTGGATAGATGCTTGTCAAGAAAGAGATCAAGAAGATAACAGTATTCGGGGCAATACAACGGGTCAAATTATTGCCATTTTAGAACAGCAAGCGCAACCGAAAAAGAATTTTTATGGAATGCTTTCTTGTGATATTAATGAACAATCTTGGGAGTTTGATGAGTTAAAACATGGCTTATTTACTTACTATATCATAGAAGGCTTACGAGGAAAAGCTGCTAATGCTGAGGGTAGAATTGATGCGGATAGTTTATTTAGATATGTACAATACCAGAGTAATAAATTTATTCAATATAAGAAAAATATAATTAATACTAACAACTTTTTTAAAGGAATGTTGGGAAGTTTAAGAGAATCATCTAATCCAGTAAAAGTTAATCGATTTCCAGCTAATGCGTCTCAAACTCCCCGACAAGTGAGTAGAGGTGGCAGCAGCAGTGAATTAGTTATTGGGTTAGGTACTTCTTGTCATCAAAGAAAAGCATTAATTATTGATCAGTTATCTTTTTCAGAAACTAATATTCAGTTATGTCGTATTCTCCAAGATAAGGGAAGTTTTGAGGTTGATTATTGTTTTTTGAAAGATAAGCGACAAAGGAATATTCAGGAGATTATCAGTGATTATTTACAAGAGGAAACGAATCAAACTTTGTTGTTGTATTTAACAGGAACAATTGAGATAACAAGTTCAGCAGGGTATGAATTAGTTTGTCAGCAAAATACAAGAATTAATCTTAAGTTACTAAGTCAACAGTTACAAACTTCTCCCATTAAAGAAATTATGGTCATTGCTGATCTTTTCGATGTTGATCAAAATAATCAAAGTTTAAGTGAAGTTTTACAACTTAATCATGAAGAATTAAATAAATCCTTGTGTGTAATTACAGCAACAAGTTCTCTTCCTAATAATAGACAATTTTTGAAGCAATTAATAACTATTTTAGAAAATGCAGGAGACTCAGAAAGAGCTTTTTGGGTTTCTGATTTAATAACTCAACTACAAAAATGGTGTCAGTCTCAATCTGGAATTAAGTTATTAAAACCTTGGTTATCAGATATAAGTGGAGTGATGGAACTGTTAGTAGAAGCAGTACAACGTTCTAATAATAAAATATTTGAACTTGATATTTGTCCCTATAAAAGTTTAGAAGCTTTTACCCAAGAAGATGCTTACTTTTTTCATGGGAGAGAAGAGTTAATTAATGAAATTATTAATAAGTTAAAATCAACTTCTTTTTTAGCGGTTGTAGGAGCATCAGGCAGTGGTAAATCATCGGTGGTTAGAGCAGGAGTTATCCCTCAATTACTCAGTAAAGGATTATATTGTCCTGACTTAGAAGCATATCAATCTTGTCAAACTTGGGTGATGTTTCCTGGAGAATCTCCTATTATCAATTTGGCTAAAATATTAGCACCCGATAATCCAGATTTCTTAGAAGGGGTTTTACAGTTAGGGAGTGATTCTTTAGCAGAATGGTTACATCAACAACCTCAAGAAATGTCCCTATTAGTCATTGATCAATTTGAAGAATTATTTACCCCTAAAGAAGAATTATTTACCCCTAAAGCGGAAGCAGAACAAGTTGATTTTATTCATCTAATATTAGGTGCGATTGAAAAATGTCAGAACTCTTTTAAAGTGATTATCACGTTGCGAAGCGATTTTCTGAATGAATGTTTAGCGATGGAAGAATTAGCTCCTTTAATTTCTAAATCTGAAATATTAGTCCCATCTTGTCGTCTAGAAGATCAGCAATATTGTCAAATGATAGCTAAACCTGCTCAAAAAGTTGGGTTGGAGGTAGAAGATGAATTACTTAAACTTTTGTTAGGGGAATTGCAAGAAGGCAGTTTACCGTTATTACAGTATGCTTTAGCAGAATTGTGGCAAGAACCCAAGCGAACACCAGGAAAGTTAACAGTTAAAGATTATCAGGAATATATTGGAAAATTAGGAAATTTTCTGAGTCAAAAAGCAGAAGAAACATATCGTAACTCGAATGAATCTCAGCAAAAATGCACTGAGTTAATTTTCTTACGGTTAGTCTTTTTAGCAGAAGAACAAGGAGATAGTAATAAAGCGACTCGTCGTCGTTTACCCCTCTCAGATTTAAGAGTTGATGAATCGAAAGATGTTCTAGAAAAAACATTACAAGCATTAATTAAAGCACGATTAATTGTGGTGAGTGGAAAAGCAAGTAATCTAGTTATGAATGAAAAAGAAAGGGTTACTCTTATTGAAAATAATGAGGAAAAGATTAATGAGCAAAATGAGGAGCAAATAACGGTAGAAGTTGCTCACGAAATTTTATTACGAGATTGGAAAACACTGAAATGGTGGTTAGAAAAAAATCGGGAGAAATATCGTTTAATTAGAGAAATTGAACGGAAAGCGGATGAATGGGAAAAAACAGGTAAGCAAAATGACGATAAGTTTTTATTATCTAAAAGAGATTTAGATAAATATGAGGAATTTTGTAAGAAGTATGCAAAGGAAATTTCTCCAATTAGTAACGAATTTATTGATATTAATATAAAAGCAAGAGATAAGAGAGAACAACTAGCTAAACGTCGTCAGCGTCAGATTATTGGTGGTTTAACTGGAGGAATCGTAGGAATTTCAATGGTTGCTGTTGTTGCACTGTGGCAACTGCGTCGAGCAACTATTAATGAAATAAATGCTCTTAGTAATAATGCGGAAGCATTACTAGCATCGAATCAGGAATTAGATGCACTGGTAACTGGTTTAAAAGCAGGAAGAAGAATAAAAAATAGTTTTTTTGGTGTTGATAATAAAATCAAAATTAAGCTTATTGGAAAACTACAGAATATTTTTTATCAAATTAGAGAGTTCAATCGTTTAGAAGGTCATGAATATGATGAACTAGGTATAACATTTAGTCCAAATGGTGAAATTATTGCTTCGTATGATATAAAAACTATAAGAATTTGGAATTTTAAAGGTAAACTACTTACTACCATAAAAGCAGGCCATACAAGTTGGATTGATCAAGTAGTATTTAGTCCTAATGGTCAAATTGTTGCTTCTGCTAGTAGCCTGGCCTCTGCAACCACTGGCCAAGATGGAACAATAAAATTATGGAATCTTAAAGGAAAGTTACTGCATACGCTTAATGGTCATGGTCGTTGGGTAAACCAGGTCGTATTTAGTCCTGACGGTCAAACCATTGCTTCTGGTGGTTGGGATGGAACAGTAAAACTATGGAATCTCAAAGGAGATTTACTTCATACTTTTGAAGGTCAATTCGATGGTGCTGCTTCCAGCGTTGCATTTAGTCCAGATGGTCAAACTATTGTTTCTGGAGGTTCGGATGGAACAGTAAAACTATGGAATCTTAGAGGAGATTTACTGAATACACTTAATGGTCATGAATTCGAGATTAATAGAATACTATTTAGTCCCAGTGGGGAACTAATAGCCTCATCTAGTTATGATAAAACTATCAAATTATGGAATCTCAAAGGAGATTTAATCCATACTTTTGAAGGTCATAAAGACGTAGTTGAAAATATCATGTTTAGTCCTAATAGTCAGTTCATTGTTTCTTCTGATTCAGAAGACATTAAATTATGGAAACTTGGCGGAAAATTAGTTCATACTATAAAAGGCAAAAAGTTGTTCCAAACATCTGGGGGACACAAAGTCCTATTTAACTCAAATGGGAAAATAATTGCCTCTTCTGGTATAGATGGAACAGTAAAGTTATGGAACCTTATGGGAGAATTAATATATACCCTTCCAGGTAATAATGTAACTTTTCATCCTAATGGTTTAATTGTTGCTTCTTCTGATGCCAAAGATATCAGATTTTGGAATTTTAGTGAAGAATTGCTGCACACATCTAAAAAATTAACAGATGATATAGGGGAAGTAGCTTTTAGCTCTGATAGTTCCCTCATTACTTCTTTTGGTAGGTTCGATGAAGTTATCAAGTTATGGAATCTCCACGGTGATTTATTAGAAACTTTTCGAGGTCATCAAGACGGTGTTCTTGCAGTAGCCTTTAGTCACGATAGTCAATACATTGTTTCTAGTAGTGATGATAGAACTATCAAGTTATGGAATCTCCACGGTGATTTATTAGAAACTTTTCGAGGTCATCAAGATAGTGTTTTTGCAGTAGCCTTTAGTCCAGATGGTCAATACATTATTTCTGGAAGTAATGATAGAACTATCAAGTTATGGAATCTCCACGGTGATTTATTAGAAACTTTTCGAGGTCATCAAGATGGTATTTTTGCAGTAGCCTTTAGTCCAGATGGTCAATACATTATTTCTGGAAGTAATGATAGAACTATCAAGTTATGGAATCTCCAAGGCGATTTATTAAAAACCTTTGAAGGTCACGTATTTTACATTAGTAGTTTAAGATTTAACCCAGATGGTCAAACTATTGCTTCTGCTAGTGCAGATAAAACTATTAAATTATGGAATCTTCAAGGTGATTTATTAGAAACCTTTGATGATGATGTAAATAGCATAGTATTTAGTCCAGATGGTCAAACTATTGCTTCTGCTAGTGCAGATAAAACTATTAAATTATGGAATCTCCAAGGTGATTTATTAGAAATTTTTCAAGGTCATCAAGATAGTATTTTTGCAGTGGCATTTAGCCCAGATGGGCAAACTATTGCTTCTATTAGTGCAGATAACACCATCAAACTCTGGAGTTTAGACTTAGATGAGGTAATGACACGCGGTTGCGACTGGGTACGAGACTATTTAACCAATAACCCCAACGTCAGCGAAGAAGACCGAAAAATCTGCGATGGTATAGGTAACGAATAA